A region of Takifugu flavidus isolate HTHZ2018 chromosome 2, ASM371156v2, whole genome shotgun sequence DNA encodes the following proteins:
- the LOC130521553 gene encoding transmembrane protein 266-like produces the protein MANAVQVEQEGLSDLEVISQPVEGENQRLAPPVQLLSFGYRDLPLATLDLSLAGSQLLSNTDEDDNRDGSNWLKPCCGRHVALWQVCLLSTGFNCVLVSCVILVVLFLSLELLIDTKLLQFSNAFQFASIIHWISLVILSLFFSETVFRIVVLGIWDYIENKVEVFDGAIIVLSLAPMVASTVANGPSSPWDAISLIITLRIWRIKRLIDAYVLQVKVEMELEIQQCERTKAVREEQLERLTQICQEQAFEIRQLRAHLAQQDLDLAAERDTAIQIQCVWGKQGRSFQVVEGSAPGESDDEGRRRNFRTFRASADAAACDDMNNYISQYYSGTSSDAGDSASAAQVTTAAIDVHLPTGTVQSNPVLTLEQVCSVMSDSTGTPQCGCGRHLGHSSHTPGSSVRDCSSRSTSLDLSLGQRSAFLSGPSPYRDPSVVVQELLSSLSEDAHLSQKGLVVDPVNLKLPSPAGSEAGSPELDNRINIFNFRNQEELGGWDRSCVLLQTKPLIHLQSGSTEPSFEEKCRLLGPSDPPLDHLPDT, from the exons CCAAGTGGAGCAGGAGGGTCTGTCAGACCTGGAGGTCATCTCTCAGCCAGTAGAGGGTGAGAACCAGCGTTTGGCTCCTCCAGTCCAGCTGCTCAGCTTTGGCTACAGAGATCTGCCCCTGGCCACTCTGGACCTGTCACTGGCTGGCTCACAGCTGCTCTCCAACACAGACGAAGATGACAACAGGGATGG GTCAAACTGGCTGAAGCCTTGTTGTGGTCGCCATGTAGCCCTGTGGCAGGTCTGTCTGCTCAGCACCGGCTTCAActgtgtcctggtgtcctgtgTCATCCTGGTGGTGCTCTTCCTGTCGTTGGAGCTGCTCATAGACACAAAACTCCTGCAAT TTTCCAATGCTTTTCAGTTCGCCAGCATCATCCACTGGATCAGCCTTGTCATCCTCTCGCTCTTCTTTTCAGAG ACTGTCTTCAGAATTGTCGTTCTTGGCATCTGGGACTACATAGAGAACAAAGTTGAG GTGTTTGACGGCGCCATCATCGTGCTGTCCCTGGCCCCAATGGTGGCCTCCACGGTGGCCAATGGGCCAAGCAGCCCTTGGGATGCAATCAGCCTCATCATCACCCTGCGCATCTGGAGGATCAAGAGGCTCATTGATG CATATGTCCTACAAGTCAAAGTTGAGATGGAATTGGAGATCCAGCAATGTGAGAGGACAAAAGCagtgagggaggagcagctggaacgaCTCACTCAGATCTGCCAGGAACAGGCA tTTGAGATCAGGCAGCTGAGAGCACATCTGGCTCAGCAGGACCTGGATCTTGCAGCCGAGCGTGACACAGCCATTCAGATCCAATGTGTGTGGGGAAAACAGGGTAGGAGTTTTCAAGTGGTAGAAGGCTCAGCTCCTGGGGAGTCTGATGATGAAGGCAGACGGAGAAACTTCAGGACCTTTCGTGCTTCTGCAG ATGCGGCGGCCTGTGACGACATGAATAACTACATCAGCCAGTACTACAGTGGAACCAGCAGCg ATGCTGGAGATTCTGCCTCTGCCGCCCAAGTCACAACTGCAGCCATTGATGTCCATCTCCCCACCGGCACCGTCCAGTCCAACCCAGTGCTCACTTTGGAGCAAGTGTGCAGCGTCATGAGTGATTCCACGGGCACGCCGCAGTGTGGCTGTGGTCGCCACCTTGGCCACAGCAGCCACACTCCGGGTTCCTCTGTGAGGGactgcagcagccgcagcaccTCTCTGGACCTCAGTCTGGGTCAGCGCTCCGCCTTCCTCTCAGGCCCGAGCCCCTACAGGGACCCCAGCGTGGTTGTACAGGAGctgctttcctccctctctgaggACGCCCACCTGTCTCAAAAGGGCCTGGTGGTGGACCCCGTCAATCTTAAACTTCCCAGCCCTGCCGGCTCAGAAGCAGGCAGTCCCGAGCTGGACAACAGAATAAACATTTTCAACTTTAGGaaccaggaggagctggggggtTGGGACAGGAGCTGTGTTCTGTTGCAAACCAAGCCACTGATCCACCTACAGAGTGGCAGCACTGAGCCATCTTTTGAGGAGAAATGCCGGCTCCTGGGACCTTCTGACCCACCTCTAGACCACCTGCCTGACACAtaa